From a single Eleginops maclovinus isolate JMC-PN-2008 ecotype Puerto Natales chromosome 18, JC_Emac_rtc_rv5, whole genome shotgun sequence genomic region:
- the LOC134879883 gene encoding uncharacterized protein LOC134879883: protein MSAVWREEDEEYKVGGAKGGLRSKPRFSFTEVKVLLEAVKKNRYILLRKFNQGVSAETKKQTWTEITNQINGMGENHREVRQIMKKWADLKCDGKRRALALRNPNGNNLRKKNLGPIERMVHKILIMSPRGGGDSDLEDDEDFTKLYSKDPTPNSTYSYLGLTDSSHSLPGGASFDMSPLSSPEKDLDGPPFHMSSELDLADDGECALEYEENDDSMLSSYPSSQPPPSVSPTSLDPLPDNALLRVKPVHTYSRSSQNNNSTSQNNTSPKPLLPGPSFSGASTSSVIPSVSGSGTASSAAVPTPSQSPISSNRSTSLPAPSFSFILPAPSSSFILPAPSSFILPAPSSSFALPPPSSSFALPPLSSSFSLPPPPSSTANVSNPAPYIAPPPASSVASIAPSSSSSRPTPPSSSILPPNSSSTSTANRDPLPAGGPPRRTHEAVAQMASQGLQQQRASRMLLSSVSQSLEVLAQSVQLLVESQQEFVQDSLQLQRETVDILRDFSNTALTMLRDKPTNHPPAARF from the exons ATGTCGGCCGTGTGGcgtgaggaagatgaggagtatAAGGTGGGAGGAGCGAAAGGAGGGTTGAGATCCAAACCTCGGTTCTCCTTCACTGAGGTCAAAGTCCTGCTGGAGGCGGTGAAGAAGAACAGATACATCCTCCTCA GGAAGTTTAACCAGGGCGTGTCGGCTGAAACCAAGAAACAGACCTGGACTGAAATCACCAATCAGATCAACGGGATGGGAGAGAACCACAGAGAG GTGCGTCAGATCATGAAGAAATGGGCTGACCTGAAATGTGATGGGAAGCGACGCGCCTTGGCCCTCCGGAACCCGAATGGGAACAACCTGAGGAAAAAGAACCTGGGCCCCATAGAGAGGATGGTCCACAAGATCCTCATCATGAGTCCCAGAGGAG GCGGCGACAGTGATCTGGAGGACGATGAAGATTTTACAAAGCTTTACAGTAAAGACCCGACCCCCAACTCCACCTACTCCTACCTCGGCCTGACGGACAGCTCCCACTCTCTGCCTGGGGGAGCTTCCTTCGACAtgtctcccctctcctccccagaGAAGGATCTGGATG GACCCCCTTTCCACATGTCCTCCGAATTGGACCTGGCTGACGATGGAG AATGTGCCTTGGAATACGAAGAAAACGACGACTCTATGCTCTCCTCCTACCCCTCCTCTCAGCCCCCGCCCTCGGTCTCCCCCACCTCGCTGGACCCCCTGCCCGACAACGCCCTGCTGAGGGTGAAGCCTGTACACACATACTCCCGGAGCAGCCAGAACAACAACAGCACCTCTCAGAACAACACCTCCCCCAAACCTCTCCTGCCTGGACCCTCTTTCTCCGgagcctccacctcctcagttATCCCTTCGGTGTCCGGATCAGGAACCGCCTCCTCCGCTGCTGTGCCCACCCCGTCGCAGTCACCCATAAGCTCCAATAGGTccacctccctccctgctccttCCTTCTCATTCATCCTCCCTGCTCCTTCTTCATCATTCATCCTCCCTGCTCCTTCATCATTCATCCTCCctgctccttcctcctcattCGCCCTCCCTCCACCTTCCTCCTCATTCGCCCTCCCTCCCCTTTCCTCCTcattctccctccctcccccaccaTCCTCTACAGCCAATGTCTCCAACCCTGCGCCCTATATCGCTCCACCTCCCGCCTCCTCTGTTGCTTCTATCGCCCCCTCCTCTTCTAGCTCACGTCCaactcctccctcctcttccatCCTACCGCCaaactcctcctccacctccaccgcTAATCGTGACCCTCTCCCGGCCGGAGGGCCCCCCCGCAGGACTCATGAGGCCGTGGCCCAGATGGCCTCTCAGGgcctgcagcagcagcgggCCAGCAGGATGCTCCTGAGCTCCGTCTCCCAGTCCCTGGAGGTGCTGGCACAGTCGgtgcagctgctggtggagagCCAGCAGGAGTTTGTGCAGGactccctgcagctgcagcgGGAGACGGTGGACATCCTGAGGGACTTCTCCAACACGGCGCTCACCATGCTGAGAGACAAACCCACGAACCACCCTCCTGCCGCACGCTTCTGA